In Streptomyces sp. NBC_01439, the following are encoded in one genomic region:
- a CDS encoding GNAT family N-acetyltransferase, translated as MRVIGCAEADLPAGPARQVAELEARAWPGSTPGHDPALHPRTMLLVDAAGTVTAALSLLYKPIPLADRTYRAAGLSSVVALPELRGRGLGGRLVAAARAELAADPAVDLALFSCDRPLAAFYEAAGFEVLPGTVLVGGTPEDPLATDEPGFDKVVLAAFFTVDPGRDRAAFTGVRVPLHPGNTDRLW; from the coding sequence GTGAGGGTGATCGGATGCGCCGAGGCGGACCTGCCCGCGGGCCCGGCCCGGCAGGTCGCCGAGCTGGAGGCGAGGGCGTGGCCCGGCTCCACCCCCGGCCACGACCCTGCGCTCCACCCGAGGACGATGCTGCTCGTGGACGCGGCCGGCACCGTGACCGCCGCGCTGTCGCTGCTGTACAAGCCGATCCCGCTCGCGGACCGCACGTACCGGGCCGCCGGGCTCAGCTCCGTGGTCGCCCTGCCGGAGCTGCGCGGCCGCGGGCTCGGCGGCCGGCTGGTCGCGGCGGCCCGCGCCGAGCTGGCCGCCGACCCGGCCGTGGACCTGGCGCTGTTCAGCTGCGACCGACCCCTGGCCGCCTTCTACGAGGCGGCCGGCTTCGAAGTGCTGCCCGGCACGGTCCTGGTGGGCGGAACCCCCGAGGATCCCCTGGCCACCGACGAACCCGGCTTCGACAAGGTGGTCCTCGCGGCGTTCTTCACGGTCGACCCGGGCCGTGACCGCGCCGCCTTCACGGGCGTCCGCGTCCCGCTCCACCCCGGAAACACCGACAGGCTGTGGTGA
- the efeU gene encoding iron uptake transporter permease EfeU, protein MFGNYLIGLREGLEASLVVCILVAYLVKTERRDALRPVWLGIAIACGISLAFGAMLEFGTQELTFEAQELLGGTLSIISVGLVTWMVFWMKRTARHLKADLHGKLDTALAMGTGALVATAFLAVGREGLETALFVWASVRASGEGSSAPLIGVLLGIATAIALGYLFYRGTLKINLAKFFRWTGAMLVIVAAGVLAYGVHDLQEARFLGGLGDKAFDISEAIPPDSWYGTLLKGVFNFQPDPTVLQLTVWVLYLVPVLTLFLLDRGRPAAAPKVRPADSDSTPAG, encoded by the coding sequence GTGTTCGGCAACTATCTGATCGGCCTGCGCGAGGGGCTGGAGGCCAGCCTGGTCGTCTGCATCCTCGTCGCCTACCTGGTGAAGACCGAGCGCCGGGACGCCCTGCGTCCCGTGTGGCTGGGCATCGCGATCGCCTGCGGGATCTCCCTCGCCTTCGGCGCGATGCTCGAATTCGGCACCCAGGAGCTGACCTTCGAGGCGCAGGAGCTGCTCGGCGGCACCCTGTCGATCATCTCCGTGGGTCTGGTGACGTGGATGGTCTTCTGGATGAAGCGCACCGCGCGGCATCTGAAGGCCGATCTGCACGGCAAGCTCGACACGGCGCTGGCCATGGGCACCGGGGCGCTGGTGGCCACCGCCTTCCTGGCCGTCGGCCGGGAGGGCCTGGAGACGGCGCTCTTCGTGTGGGCGTCGGTACGGGCCAGCGGCGAGGGTTCCTCGGCTCCGCTGATCGGTGTGCTGCTGGGCATCGCCACGGCGATCGCGCTGGGGTACCTCTTCTACCGGGGCACGCTGAAGATCAATCTGGCGAAGTTCTTCCGGTGGACCGGCGCCATGCTGGTGATCGTGGCCGCGGGTGTGCTCGCGTACGGGGTGCACGACCTCCAGGAGGCCCGTTTCCTGGGCGGCCTGGGCGACAAGGCCTTCGACATCAGCGAGGCGATCCCGCCGGACAGCTGGTACGGGACCCTGCTCAAGGGCGTCTTCAACTTCCAGCCCGACCCGACCGTCCTCCAGCTCACGGTGTGGGTGCTGTACCTGGTGCCCGTGCTGACGCTGTTCCTCCTGGACCGCGGCCGTCCGGCGGCCGCGCCGAAGGTGCGGCCGGCGGACTCGGACTCCACGCCCGCGGGCTGA
- a CDS encoding FecCD family ABC transporter permease — protein MKDKAKLRNGNGTGRPALLTTALVATLALLALLSAGIGAYDIPLTDVLASVQHHLGLGGAPLDRVGESVLWNVRLPRVVLALLVGASLGCAGALMQGVFGNPLAEPGVIGISAGAAVGAVAAIGLGLSFFGNWTITVCAFIAGLITVSSVYLLSRNGGKTEVVTLILTGIAVNAFAGALIGLFVFFADSGQVNQITFWQLGSLAQATWPKVLAVLPCAVAGLLVAPFYSRRLDLLSLGERPARHLGIDVERLRLSLILVVALLTAAAVAVAGVITFIGLLVPHLLRMANGPGHRFLVPGSALAGAVVLVAGDLAARTLAQPAELPLGVLTALLGSPFFFWLLRRTRRKQGGWA, from the coding sequence GTGAAGGACAAGGCCAAGCTCCGCAACGGCAACGGCACCGGCAGGCCCGCCCTCCTCACCACCGCCCTCGTCGCGACCCTCGCCCTCCTCGCCCTGCTCTCCGCAGGCATCGGCGCCTACGACATCCCCCTCACGGACGTCCTCGCCTCCGTCCAGCACCACCTCGGCCTCGGTGGAGCCCCCCTCGACCGAGTCGGCGAGAGCGTGCTGTGGAACGTCCGCCTCCCCCGCGTCGTGCTCGCCCTGCTCGTCGGCGCCAGCCTCGGCTGCGCGGGCGCGCTCATGCAGGGCGTCTTCGGCAACCCCCTCGCCGAGCCCGGCGTCATCGGCATCTCGGCCGGCGCCGCCGTCGGCGCGGTCGCCGCCATCGGCCTCGGCCTCAGCTTCTTCGGCAACTGGACCATCACCGTCTGCGCGTTCATCGCGGGCCTGATCACCGTCAGCTCCGTCTACCTCCTCTCCCGCAACGGCGGGAAGACCGAGGTCGTCACCCTCATCCTCACCGGCATCGCCGTCAACGCCTTCGCCGGCGCCCTCATCGGCCTGTTCGTCTTCTTCGCGGACAGCGGCCAGGTCAACCAGATCACCTTCTGGCAGCTCGGCTCCCTCGCCCAGGCCACCTGGCCCAAGGTCCTCGCCGTCCTGCCCTGCGCCGTGGCCGGACTGCTGGTCGCCCCCTTCTACTCCCGCCGCCTCGACCTCCTCTCCCTCGGCGAACGCCCGGCCCGCCACCTCGGCATCGACGTGGAGCGGCTGCGCCTCTCCCTCATCCTGGTCGTCGCGCTGCTCACCGCCGCCGCCGTCGCCGTGGCCGGCGTCATCACCTTCATCGGCCTGCTCGTCCCGCACCTGCTGCGCATGGCCAACGGCCCCGGCCACCGCTTCCTGGTCCCCGGCAGCGCCCTCGCCGGCGCCGTCGTCCTGGTCGCGGGCGACCTGGCCGCCCGTACCCTCGCCCAGCCCGCCGAGCTGCCGCTCGGGGTGCTGACCGCCCTGCTCGGCAGCCCGTTCTTCTTCTGGTTGCTGCGCCGCACCCGCCGCAAGCAAGGAGGCTGGGCGTGA
- a CDS encoding PhzF family phenazine biosynthesis protein, which yields MNDTEVLSYTAFSHDPEGGNPAGVVLDAAGLDEGAMLEIAAGLGYSESAFLTPPPEGFGGEEGRSFTVRYFSPKAEVPFCGHATVATAIALGERIGPGELLLATRAGTVPVSVTSEGGRLRATLTTVEPHTEEIGAADLAEALAALDWPEADLDPAIPPAIAYAGARHLVIGAGTRARLADLAYDFARLEALMRRLDLTTVQLVHRAGPAEFHVRDPFPVGGVVEDPATGAAAAAFGAYARERGLVPADAVLTLHQGADMGRPGVLTVELREGDPRVRVSGEGVRIP from the coding sequence ATGAACGACACCGAAGTACTGAGCTACACCGCCTTCTCCCACGACCCGGAGGGCGGCAATCCGGCCGGGGTCGTGCTCGACGCCGCCGGACTGGACGAGGGCGCCATGCTGGAGATCGCCGCCGGGCTCGGCTACAGCGAGTCGGCCTTCCTGACGCCCCCGCCCGAGGGGTTCGGCGGCGAGGAGGGCCGTTCCTTCACCGTGCGCTACTTCAGCCCCAAGGCGGAGGTCCCCTTCTGCGGGCACGCCACCGTGGCCACGGCCATCGCGCTGGGGGAGCGGATCGGGCCGGGCGAACTCCTCCTCGCCACCCGAGCCGGGACCGTACCGGTGTCCGTCACCTCCGAGGGCGGGCGGCTGCGGGCCACGCTCACCACCGTCGAGCCGCACACCGAGGAGATCGGCGCGGCGGACCTCGCCGAAGCACTGGCCGCGCTGGACTGGCCGGAGGCCGACCTGGACCCGGCGATCCCGCCGGCGATCGCCTACGCCGGGGCCCGGCACCTGGTGATCGGCGCCGGCACCCGGGCCCGGCTCGCGGACCTGGCCTACGACTTCGCCCGGCTGGAGGCCCTGATGCGGCGCCTGGACCTCACCACGGTCCAGCTGGTGCACCGGGCCGGACCGGCGGAGTTCCACGTACGCGACCCCTTCCCGGTGGGCGGCGTCGTCGAGGACCCCGCCACGGGAGCGGCCGCGGCCGCCTTCGGCGCGTACGCCCGCGAGCGCGGCCTGGTCCCGGCGGACGCGGTGCTCACCCTCCACCAGGGAGCGGACATGGGCCGCCCCGGGGTGCTCACCGTGGAACTGCGCGAGGGCGACCCCCGGGTCAGGGTGAGCGGCGAGGGCGTCCGCATCCCGTGA
- a CDS encoding heme ABC transporter ATP-binding protein, translated as MTGSLTGLLTRSRKTVPARPAPGDAVAEAVDLHLRLGQREVLAGIDLTARAGEVLALVGPNGAGKSTLLGALAADLPAASGVIRIDGRPVGDWSAPDLALRRSVLPQSAALSFPFPVEDVVRMGRAPWAGTPLAEADEEAVAVAMAATEVTDFAARPFSALSGGERARVALARVLAQRAPLLLLDEPTAALDLRHQELVLRICRERAAAGDAVVVVLHDLGLAAAYADRAAVLHDGRIAADGPPAEVFEVGLLSRVYRQPVEVLPHPRTGAPLVVPVRA; from the coding sequence CTGACCGGGTCACTGACCGGGCTGCTCACCCGCTCGCGCAAGACCGTCCCCGCCCGCCCCGCCCCGGGCGACGCGGTCGCCGAGGCCGTGGACCTGCACCTGCGGCTCGGGCAGCGCGAGGTCCTCGCCGGAATCGACCTGACCGCCCGCGCCGGCGAGGTGCTGGCGCTGGTCGGCCCGAACGGCGCCGGCAAGTCCACGCTGCTGGGCGCGCTCGCCGCCGACCTGCCCGCCGCTTCCGGGGTGATCCGGATCGACGGCCGCCCGGTGGGCGACTGGAGCGCCCCGGACCTCGCCCTGCGCCGCTCCGTACTACCCCAGTCCGCCGCACTGTCGTTCCCCTTCCCGGTGGAGGACGTCGTACGGATGGGCCGGGCGCCCTGGGCCGGCACTCCCCTCGCCGAGGCCGACGAGGAGGCGGTGGCCGTCGCCATGGCCGCCACCGAGGTCACGGACTTCGCCGCGCGTCCCTTCTCCGCCCTCTCCGGCGGCGAACGGGCCCGGGTCGCCCTGGCCCGCGTACTGGCCCAGCGGGCCCCCCTGCTGCTGCTCGACGAGCCGACCGCCGCCCTCGACCTGCGCCACCAGGAGCTCGTCCTGCGCATCTGCCGGGAGCGGGCGGCCGCCGGGGACGCGGTCGTCGTCGTCCTGCACGACCTGGGGCTGGCCGCCGCCTACGCGGACCGGGCCGCCGTCCTGCACGACGGGCGGATCGCCGCGGACGGCCCGCCGGCCGAGGTGTTCGAGGTCGGGCTGCTGAGCCGGGTCTACCGGCAGCCGGTGGAGGTCCTCCCGCACCCCCGTACCGGGGCCCCGCTGGTGGTTCCGGTACGGGCTTGA
- the efeO gene encoding iron uptake system protein EfeO, whose translation MRPARLTVIAAASVAAALTAVTGCSQKSDAGGDDAIKVAASDSACDVSKTEFPAGKVQIDVENKGSKVTEVYVLFPDARIVTERENIGPGTKASITAEIKAGDYEIVCKPGMKGDGISKKVKATGKGGAEEKRSPEMDAAVAAYRAYVVTQAEETLPKAQAFADAVKAGDVEGAKKLYAASRIGWERTEPVAESFGDIDPKVDVREDGLEAGQDLEKDWTGWHRLEKALWVDNKIGDREKQLADTLIADLTDWQKKVGQAEITPTSIANGAKELLDEVATGKVTGEEERYSHTDLVDFKANVEGAQKAFELLKPIAAKNDPELVKQLDTQFAALNTLLDKYRADQATYEFTSYEKVGEPERKELSDGVNALAEPLSKLAAAVTK comes from the coding sequence ATGCGCCCCGCCCGCCTCACTGTCATCGCCGCGGCCTCCGTGGCGGCCGCACTGACCGCCGTCACCGGCTGCTCCCAGAAGAGCGACGCGGGCGGCGACGACGCGATCAAGGTGGCGGCGTCCGACAGCGCCTGCGACGTGTCGAAGACGGAGTTCCCGGCCGGCAAGGTGCAGATCGACGTCGAGAACAAGGGCTCCAAGGTCACCGAGGTCTACGTCCTCTTCCCGGACGCCCGCATCGTGACCGAGCGCGAGAACATCGGCCCCGGTACCAAGGCCTCCATCACCGCCGAGATCAAGGCGGGCGACTACGAGATCGTCTGCAAGCCCGGCATGAAGGGCGACGGCATCTCCAAGAAGGTCAAGGCCACCGGCAAGGGCGGTGCCGAGGAGAAGCGCAGCCCCGAGATGGACGCCGCGGTCGCCGCCTACCGTGCCTACGTGGTCACGCAGGCCGAGGAGACCCTCCCCAAGGCGCAGGCCTTCGCGGACGCGGTGAAGGCCGGTGACGTCGAGGGCGCGAAGAAGCTGTACGCCGCCTCGCGCATCGGCTGGGAGCGCACCGAGCCGGTCGCCGAGTCCTTCGGCGACATCGACCCGAAGGTGGACGTCCGCGAGGACGGCCTGGAGGCCGGCCAGGACCTGGAGAAGGACTGGACCGGCTGGCACCGCCTGGAGAAGGCCCTGTGGGTCGACAACAAGATCGGCGACCGGGAGAAGCAGCTCGCCGACACCCTGATCGCGGACCTGACCGACTGGCAGAAGAAGGTCGGCCAGGCGGAGATCACCCCGACCTCGATCGCCAACGGCGCCAAGGAGCTCCTCGACGAGGTCGCCACCGGCAAGGTCACCGGTGAGGAGGAGCGCTACTCGCACACCGACCTGGTCGACTTCAAGGCCAACGTCGAGGGTGCGCAGAAGGCGTTCGAGCTGCTCAAGCCGATCGCCGCGAAGAACGACCCGGAGCTGGTCAAGCAGCTCGACACCCAGTTCGCGGCCCTGAACACCCTTCTGGACAAGTACCGCGCCGACCAGGCCACCTACGAGTTCACCTCGTACGAGAAGGTCGGCGAGCCGGAGCGCAAGGAGCTCTCGGACGGCGTGAACGCGCTCGCCGAGCCGCTCTCCAAGCTCGCCGCCGCGGTCACCAAGTAA
- a CDS encoding Bcr/CflA family multidrug efflux MFS transporter, with translation MSERGPATAASQDSSPESPSASSATASLTRARRTSLLVTFILGGLTALPPLSMDMYLPALPQVTDALNSPAATIQLTLTACLAGMALGQLVIGPMSDKWGRRRPLLVGMVVYVLATAICALAPTAELLISFRLLQGLAGAAGVVIARAVVRDLYDGDEMARFFSTLMLISGAAPIVAPLIGGQVLRFADWRGVFVVLTAVGTVLTLMVWRGLGETLPPERRHTGGVGSALRTMRGLLGDRVFTGYTLTGGFAFAVLFSYISASPFVVQEIYGASPQTFSLLFGLNSVGLILVGQINGKLLVGRVRLDKVLAVGLAVVLASAVSLLLMATGVFGEVGLTPIATALFVLMSAMGIVLPNTNAQALMRTPHAAGSASALLGTSSFLIGAIASPLVGIAGEDTAVPMAVVQLVCALLAVSAFLGLCRPWQSASTLSDPTGDSSPAGV, from the coding sequence ATGTCGGAGAGAGGCCCCGCGACAGCCGCCTCGCAGGACTCGTCGCCCGAATCGCCCTCCGCCTCCAGCGCCACCGCGTCCCTGACGCGCGCACGCCGCACGAGCCTGCTCGTCACCTTCATACTCGGCGGGCTCACCGCCCTCCCCCCGCTGTCCATGGACATGTACCTGCCGGCCCTGCCGCAGGTCACCGATGCCCTGAACAGCCCTGCCGCGACGATCCAGCTGACCCTCACCGCCTGCCTCGCCGGCATGGCCCTCGGCCAGCTCGTCATCGGCCCGATGAGCGACAAGTGGGGCCGCCGCCGGCCGCTGCTCGTCGGCATGGTCGTCTACGTCCTGGCCACCGCGATCTGCGCCCTCGCCCCGACCGCCGAGTTGCTGATCTCCTTCCGGCTGCTCCAGGGGCTGGCCGGGGCCGCCGGTGTCGTCATCGCGCGCGCCGTCGTGCGCGACCTGTACGACGGCGACGAGATGGCCCGCTTCTTCTCCACGCTGATGCTCATATCCGGGGCCGCCCCGATCGTCGCGCCGCTCATCGGCGGCCAGGTGCTGCGCTTCGCCGACTGGCGGGGCGTCTTCGTCGTCCTCACCGCTGTCGGTACGGTGCTCACCCTGATGGTCTGGCGCGGCCTCGGCGAGACCCTGCCGCCCGAGCGGCGGCACACCGGCGGCGTCGGCTCCGCGCTGCGGACCATGCGCGGGCTGCTCGGCGACCGGGTCTTCACCGGCTACACCCTGACCGGCGGCTTCGCCTTCGCCGTCCTCTTCTCCTACATCTCCGCCTCCCCCTTCGTGGTGCAGGAGATCTACGGGGCCTCGCCCCAGACCTTCTCCCTGCTCTTCGGCCTGAACTCCGTCGGCCTGATCCTCGTCGGCCAGATCAACGGCAAACTGCTGGTCGGCCGGGTACGCCTGGACAAGGTGCTGGCCGTCGGCCTCGCGGTCGTCCTGGCTTCCGCGGTGTCCCTCCTGCTGATGGCGACGGGCGTCTTCGGCGAAGTCGGGCTGACCCCGATCGCCACCGCGCTGTTCGTCCTCATGTCGGCGATGGGCATCGTGCTGCCGAACACCAACGCGCAGGCCCTGATGCGGACCCCGCACGCGGCCGGATCGGCCTCCGCGCTGCTCGGCACCTCCTCGTTCCTGATCGGCGCCATCGCCTCGCCGCTGGTGGGGATCGCGGGCGAGGACACGGCCGTCCCCATGGCCGTGGTCCAGCTGGTGTGCGCGCTGCTCGCGGTCAGCGCCTTCCTCGGCCTGTGCCGCCCCTGGCAGAGCGCGTCCACCCTGTCCGACCCCACCGGCGACTCCAGCCCCGCCGGCGTTTGA
- the ddaH gene encoding dimethylargininase, whose translation MERRFSPAPVQSRVSREEPSLRRDATPRRYLMCPPAHFKVTYSINPWMDPTKPVDLPLALAQWEDLRDRYRSLGHIVETLEPDPELPDMVFAANGALVVDGRVLGARFAYPERAAEAEIHLDWFRTHGYPDIHEPSHVNEGEGDFAVTDRYILAGRGFRSSPLSHDEAQEFFGRPVIGLDLVDPRYYHLDTALSVLDGDEIMYYPGAFSPGSQGVLRRLFPDALIADARDAAALGLNAVSDGLHVLLPQAATGLLEPLRDRGFEPVPMDLGELLKGGGSVKCCTQELRA comes from the coding sequence TTGGAGAGACGATTCTCTCCAGCACCCGTCCAGAGTCGTGTAAGTCGTGAGGAGCCTTCTTTGCGCAGAGACGCCACACCCCGGCGCTACCTGATGTGCCCACCCGCACACTTCAAGGTCACGTACTCCATCAATCCGTGGATGGACCCCACGAAACCGGTGGACCTGCCCCTCGCACTGGCCCAGTGGGAAGACCTGAGGGACCGCTACCGCTCCCTCGGGCACATCGTCGAAACCCTCGAACCCGACCCCGAACTGCCCGACATGGTCTTCGCGGCGAACGGGGCCCTCGTGGTCGACGGCCGGGTCCTCGGGGCCCGGTTCGCCTACCCGGAACGGGCCGCCGAAGCCGAGATCCACCTCGACTGGTTCCGTACCCACGGCTACCCCGACATCCACGAGCCGTCCCACGTCAACGAGGGCGAGGGGGACTTCGCGGTCACCGACCGCTACATCCTCGCCGGCCGGGGCTTCCGCTCCAGTCCGCTCTCGCACGACGAGGCCCAGGAGTTCTTCGGCCGCCCGGTCATCGGCCTCGACCTGGTGGACCCGCGCTACTACCACCTGGACACGGCGCTCAGCGTCCTCGACGGCGACGAGATCATGTACTACCCGGGCGCCTTCTCGCCCGGCAGCCAGGGAGTGCTCAGGCGGCTCTTCCCGGACGCCCTGATCGCCGACGCCCGGGACGCGGCCGCCCTCGGTCTGAACGCGGTCTCCGACGGCCTGCACGTCCTGCTCCCGCAGGCGGCGACCGGACTGCTGGAGCCGCTGCGGGACCGGGGGTTCGAGCCGGTCCCGATGGACCTCGGCGAGCTGCTCAAGGGCGGCGGCAGCGTGAAGTGCTGCACCCAGGAGCTGCGGGCCTAG
- the efeB gene encoding iron uptake transporter deferrochelatase/peroxidase subunit — protein sequence MTESDSAAQQPQQQQQQSQQDGDGSATSSAAAPSRRAVLGWGGAGFALGAAAAGGAVTAFGGSSDMVSAAASGASVPFHGEHQAGIASAVQDRLHFAAFDVKTKDREELIKLLKEWTVAARLMTAGLPVGEGGFGGLPEAPPDDTGEALGLKASRLTLTIGFGPGLFAKGRFGLEGKRPEALVDLELFPGDNLDPARSGGDLCVQACADDPQVAVHAIRQLARIGFGRTAMRWSQLGFGKTSSTTPDEQTPRNMMGFKDGTRNVSGTDKAALDKHVWVGAGDGSDWLTGGSYLVARRIRMNIETWDRTPLQEQEDIFGRDKGEGAPVGKSRERDEPFLKAMKPEAHVRLAHPDTNNGATILRRGYSFTDGTDGLGRLDAGLFFLAYQRDIRKGFIPIQRNLARSDVLNEYIQHVGSAVFAVPPGVRDKDDWWGRTLFA from the coding sequence ATGACCGAGTCGGACTCGGCTGCGCAGCAGCCGCAGCAGCAGCAGCAGCAGTCTCAGCAGGACGGTGACGGTTCGGCGACGTCTTCCGCCGCGGCGCCCTCGCGGCGTGCGGTGCTGGGCTGGGGCGGGGCCGGGTTCGCGCTCGGCGCCGCCGCGGCCGGCGGTGCGGTGACGGCCTTCGGCGGCAGCTCGGACATGGTGTCGGCGGCGGCCTCCGGGGCGTCCGTGCCGTTCCACGGCGAACACCAGGCCGGTATCGCGAGCGCCGTGCAGGACCGCCTGCACTTCGCGGCCTTCGACGTGAAGACGAAGGACCGCGAGGAACTGATCAAGCTCCTCAAGGAGTGGACGGTGGCGGCCCGGCTGATGACGGCCGGTCTGCCGGTCGGCGAGGGCGGCTTCGGCGGCCTCCCGGAGGCCCCGCCGGACGACACGGGCGAGGCGCTGGGCCTGAAGGCCTCCCGGCTCACCCTGACCATCGGCTTCGGTCCGGGCCTGTTCGCCAAGGGCCGGTTCGGGCTGGAGGGCAAGCGCCCCGAGGCCTTGGTGGACCTGGAGCTGTTCCCCGGCGACAACCTGGACCCGGCCCGCTCCGGCGGCGACCTCTGCGTCCAGGCCTGCGCCGACGACCCGCAGGTCGCCGTGCACGCGATCCGTCAGCTGGCCCGCATCGGCTTCGGCCGCACCGCCATGCGCTGGTCGCAGCTCGGCTTCGGCAAGACCTCGTCGACGACGCCCGACGAGCAGACCCCGCGCAACATGATGGGCTTCAAGGACGGCACCCGGAACGTCTCCGGCACCGACAAGGCCGCCCTGGACAAGCACGTGTGGGTCGGCGCGGGCGACGGCAGCGACTGGCTGACCGGTGGCTCGTACCTGGTGGCGCGCCGGATCCGGATGAACATCGAGACCTGGGACCGCACCCCGCTCCAGGAGCAGGAGGACATCTTCGGCCGTGACAAGGGCGAGGGTGCCCCGGTCGGCAAGTCCAGGGAGCGCGACGAGCCGTTCCTGAAGGCGATGAAGCCGGAGGCGCACGTGCGCCTCGCGCACCCGGACACCAACAATGGTGCGACGATCCTGCGCCGCGGCTACTCCTTCACCGACGGCACGGACGGACTGGGCCGCCTGGACGCGGGCCTGTTCTTCCTCGCCTACCAGCGCGACATACGCAAGGGCTTCATCCCGATCCAGCGCAATCTAGCCAGGTCCGACGTCCTCAACGAATACATCCAGCACGTGGGTTCGGCCGTCTTCGCCGTCCCGCCGGGCGTCCGTGACAAGGACGACTGGTGGGGCCGGACGCTGTTCGCGTAA
- a CDS encoding SDR family oxidoreductase, which translates to MDESTKKIALVTGAGSGIGRSVALTLAAAGWDVAVAGRRAEPLEETAAAAGTDADVLCAPADVSDPADVTRLFESVRARYGRLDLLFNNAGTFGPGGVPLEDLTYEAWRSVVDVNLTGAFLCAQAAFRQMKRQDPQGGRIINNGSISAHVPRPNSIAYTATKHAMTGLTKSLSLDGRPYRIACGQIDIGNAATEMTERMQTGILQANGQLAVEPVMDAADVARTVLHMAELPLGANVQFATVMATSMPYIGRG; encoded by the coding sequence ATGGACGAAAGTACGAAGAAGATCGCCCTGGTGACCGGCGCCGGCTCCGGGATCGGCCGCTCCGTGGCGCTGACCCTGGCCGCCGCGGGCTGGGACGTGGCCGTGGCCGGCCGCCGGGCCGAACCGCTGGAGGAGACCGCCGCCGCGGCCGGGACCGACGCCGACGTGCTGTGCGCGCCGGCCGACGTGAGCGACCCGGCCGACGTGACTCGGCTGTTCGAGTCAGTGCGGGCCCGCTACGGGCGCCTCGACCTGCTCTTCAACAACGCGGGCACCTTCGGACCGGGCGGGGTCCCGCTGGAGGACCTCACCTACGAGGCCTGGCGCTCGGTCGTCGACGTCAACCTCACCGGCGCCTTCCTGTGCGCGCAGGCCGCCTTCCGGCAGATGAAGCGGCAGGACCCGCAGGGCGGCCGCATCATCAACAACGGCTCCATCTCGGCGCACGTGCCGCGCCCGAACTCCATCGCCTACACCGCGACCAAGCACGCGATGACCGGCCTGACCAAGTCCCTGTCGCTGGACGGGCGGCCGTACCGGATCGCCTGCGGCCAGATCGACATCGGCAACGCGGCGACCGAGATGACCGAGCGGATGCAGACCGGCATCCTCCAGGCCAACGGGCAGTTGGCCGTCGAGCCGGTGATGGACGCCGCCGACGTGGCCCGCACGGTCCTGCACATGGCGGAGCTCCCGCTGGGGGCGAACGTGCAGTTCGCGACGGTGATGGCGACCTCGATGCCGTACATCGGCCGCGGCTGA
- a CDS encoding small ribosomal subunit Rsm22 family protein has protein sequence MNASAPTSAETLRRTLGGLLDGLPPKQAAAAVERLIANYRGQTPTDAPVLRDRSDVAAYAAYRMPATFEAVRSALDELAEAAPGWAPGSHVDVGGGTGAATWAVDATWDGPRETTVLDWAEPALALGRELAAASTSEVLRGAAWRRAVIGSGLSLPEADLVTVSYVLGELTPQARTAVVAEAARAGRAVVLIEPGTPEGYLRIREARDQLIAAGLQIAAPCPHDGTCPIEVGKDWCHFSARVSRSSLHRQVKGGSLPYEDEKFSYVAATRFRAEPAASRITRKPQIRKGLVLLELCGPESEGLNRVNVTKRHGDLYKAARDADWGQAWPPAP, from the coding sequence GTGAACGCCTCCGCCCCCACCTCCGCCGAGACCCTCCGCCGCACGCTCGGCGGGCTGCTCGACGGGCTCCCGCCGAAGCAGGCCGCGGCCGCCGTCGAGCGGCTCATCGCCAACTACCGGGGGCAGACCCCGACCGACGCGCCCGTACTGCGCGACCGCTCCGACGTGGCGGCGTACGCGGCGTACCGGATGCCCGCCACCTTCGAGGCCGTCCGGAGCGCCCTAGACGAACTGGCCGAGGCTGCACCCGGCTGGGCGCCGGGCTCGCACGTGGACGTGGGCGGCGGCACGGGCGCCGCGACCTGGGCGGTGGACGCCACCTGGGACGGCCCGCGGGAGACCACGGTGCTGGACTGGGCGGAGCCGGCCCTGGCCCTCGGCCGGGAACTGGCGGCCGCCTCGACCTCCGAGGTGCTGCGCGGGGCCGCGTGGCGGCGGGCCGTCATCGGTTCGGGGCTGAGCCTCCCCGAGGCGGACCTGGTGACGGTGTCCTACGTCCTCGGTGAACTGACCCCGCAGGCGCGCACGGCCGTCGTCGCCGAGGCGGCCCGGGCCGGCCGGGCCGTGGTGCTGATCGAGCCGGGCACGCCGGAGGGGTACCTGCGCATCCGCGAGGCCCGTGACCAGCTGATCGCGGCCGGGCTGCAGATCGCCGCGCCGTGCCCGCACGACGGAACCTGTCCGATCGAGGTCGGCAAGGACTGGTGCCACTTCTCGGCTCGGGTCAGCCGGTCCTCCCTGCACCGGCAGGTCAAGGGCGGCTCGCTGCCCTACGAGGACGAGAAGTTCAGCTACGTCGCCGCGACCCGCTTCAGGGCGGAGCCGGCCGCCTCCCGGATCACACGGAAACCGCAGATCCGGAAGGGGCTGGTCCTACTGGAGCTGTGCGGCCCCGAGAGCGAGGGCCTGAACCGGGTGAACGTGACCAAGCGCCACGGAGACCTCTACAAGGCCGCCCGGGACGCCGACTGGGGCCAGGCCTGGCCTCCGGCACCGTAG